Proteins from a single region of Flavobacterium sp. YJ01:
- the rpmB gene encoding 50S ribosomal protein L28 — MSRVCDLTGKRAMVGNNVSHAMNKTKRKFSVNLVKKRFYLPEEDRWITLRVAASTIKTINKNGITAVLKKAQSEGFIK; from the coding sequence ATGTCAAGAGTTTGTGACCTTACAGGTAAAAGAGCGATGGTAGGAAATAACGTTTCTCACGCTATGAACAAAACTAAGAGAAAGTTTTCTGTAAACTTAGTTAAAAAGCGTTTTTATCTTCCAGAAGAAGATAGATGGATTACTCTTAGAGTAGCAGCATCTACGATAAAAACAATTAATAAAAATGGAATCACTGCAGTTTTGAAAAAAGCGCAGTCAGAAGGATTTATCAAATAA
- a CDS encoding competence/damage-inducible protein A: MKAAIITIGDEILIGQIVDTNSAFIAKSLDRIGVEVVEMLSISDDKKHILDTFAQFQNRVDVVIITGGLGPTKDDVTKKTFCEYFNDELVVNPEVLAHVTQLIEGFYKRPISQLNKDQALVPSTCTVLHNQVGTAPGMWMKKENTVFISLPGVPYEMKYLVEEQIIPKIVREYKRPYIIHKTILTYGQGESLVAERIEQWENNLPEFIKLAYLPNPGRVRLRLTARGTDKELLEEAIESNVKSLDAIIHDIIVGYEENETIETVIGKLLSKENKTVSTAESCTGGRIASLLSAVPGSSSYFKGSIVSYATEVKINLLGVSQNLIDEFSVVSAEVASAMALNVKNLLKTDYGIATTGNAGPSKGDSDAEIGTVFIALATPNGVIVEEFNFGQPREKVIDRASVKSLEILQKEILKIVQ, encoded by the coding sequence ATGAAAGCAGCAATTATAACAATTGGAGATGAAATTCTAATTGGTCAAATCGTAGATACAAATTCAGCTTTTATTGCTAAATCATTAGACAGAATTGGAGTTGAGGTGGTAGAAATGCTTTCTATCAGCGATGATAAAAAACATATTTTAGATACTTTCGCGCAGTTTCAGAATAGAGTAGATGTTGTAATTATTACAGGCGGATTAGGTCCAACTAAAGACGATGTAACCAAAAAAACTTTCTGCGAATATTTTAATGATGAATTAGTTGTTAATCCGGAAGTTCTGGCTCATGTAACGCAATTAATTGAAGGTTTTTATAAAAGACCTATTTCGCAATTAAATAAAGATCAGGCTTTAGTGCCTTCAACTTGTACGGTTTTGCACAATCAAGTTGGAACCGCTCCGGGAATGTGGATGAAAAAAGAAAATACCGTTTTTATTTCGCTTCCGGGAGTTCCTTATGAAATGAAATATTTGGTAGAAGAGCAGATAATCCCAAAAATTGTACGCGAATACAAACGTCCTTATATCATTCATAAAACCATTTTGACATACGGACAAGGCGAAAGTTTAGTGGCAGAACGTATTGAACAATGGGAAAATAATCTTCCAGAATTTATAAAATTGGCTTATTTGCCAAATCCAGGAAGGGTTCGTTTACGTCTAACAGCTCGCGGAACGGACAAAGAATTGTTAGAAGAAGCCATTGAATCTAATGTTAAATCTTTGGATGCCATAATTCATGATATAATTGTGGGTTATGAAGAAAATGAAACAATAGAAACGGTTATTGGAAAATTGCTTTCTAAAGAAAATAAAACAGTCTCAACAGCAGAAAGTTGTACAGGCGGAAGAATTGCGTCGCTTTTATCGGCTGTTCCAGGATCGTCAAGTTATTTTAAAGGAAGTATTGTTTCGTATGCAACCGAAGTAAAAATAAATCTTCTTGGTGTTTCTCAAAATTTAATTGATGAATTTTCGGTAGTAAGTGCTGAGGTTGCGTCTGCTATGGCTTTGAATGTGAAAAACTTACTGAAAACAGACTACGGAATAGCAACCACGGGCAATGCAGGCCCGTCAAAAGGTGATTCTGATGCCGAAATTGGAACTGTTTTTATTGCTTTGGCAACGCCAAACGGAGTAATTGTAGAAGAATTTAACTTCGGACAACCGCGTGAAAAAGTGATAGATAGGGCATCAGTTAAGAGTTTGGAAATATTGCAGAAAGAAATTTTAAAAATTGTGCAATAA
- a CDS encoding Hpt domain-containing protein — protein MALKYNLSKVYALSDNDPEFVNQILTLFVTEVPEDLKQIKEGIKKKDHKYAYSYAHKIKPTLDLMGLNVAFEEILQVEAWTKAEGKKKDIIETFKSIKIQVKEAIKEIKKDFDL, from the coding sequence ATGGCTTTAAAGTACAACCTTTCGAAAGTGTATGCGCTTTCAGATAACGATCCTGAATTTGTAAATCAGATTTTAACTTTATTTGTTACAGAAGTTCCCGAAGATTTAAAACAAATTAAAGAAGGAATTAAGAAAAAGGATCATAAATATGCTTATTCGTATGCACATAAAATAAAGCCAACCTTAGACTTAATGGGGTTAAATGTAGCTTTTGAAGAAATTCTTCAGGTAGAGGCTTGGACAAAAGCAGAAGGCAAGAAAAAGGATATTATTGAGACCTTTAAGAGTATTAAGATACAAGTTAAAGAAGCGATCAAAGAGATAAAAAAAGACTTTGATTTGTAA
- a CDS encoding 3'-5' exonuclease, with translation MELKLHKPICFFDLETTGIDIGKDRIVEISIFKVFPNGNKESKTWLVNPTIPIPPQTTAVHGITDEKVANEPTFAELASQIHNMIKDSDLGGFNSDRFDIPLLAEELLRAGVDFDMKNKVSVDVQTIFHKMEERTLSAALKFYCGKSLENAHSAEADTMATYEILKAQLDRYPELENDMKSLSEFTTRKKIADFAGMIAFDKDDEEIFTFGKHKGAKVEKVLESEPGYFSWIQNADFPLYTKKVLTAIKLRKLNTK, from the coding sequence ATGGAATTAAAACTTCACAAACCAATTTGCTTTTTTGATCTCGAAACAACGGGAATTGATATCGGTAAAGATAGAATCGTAGAAATTTCAATATTCAAAGTTTTTCCTAACGGAAACAAAGAAAGTAAAACCTGGTTGGTTAATCCAACAATTCCAATTCCTCCGCAAACTACTGCAGTTCACGGCATCACTGATGAAAAAGTGGCTAATGAACCTACTTTTGCAGAACTTGCATCGCAAATTCATAACATGATTAAAGACAGTGATTTGGGTGGATTTAACTCAGATCGTTTTGATATTCCGCTTCTTGCAGAAGAATTGCTTCGCGCGGGAGTTGATTTTGATATGAAGAATAAAGTTTCTGTAGATGTGCAAACGATTTTCCATAAAATGGAAGAACGTACTTTAAGTGCGGCTTTAAAATTCTATTGCGGAAAAAGTCTTGAAAATGCACATTCGGCTGAAGCAGATACAATGGCGACTTACGAAATCTTAAAAGCGCAATTAGATCGTTATCCAGAATTGGAAAATGATATGAAGTCTTTGTCTGAATTTACAACACGTAAAAAAATCGCCGATTTTGCGGGAATGATTGCTTTTGATAAAGATGACGAAGAAATTTTTACATTTGGAAAACATAAAGGAGCAAAAGTGGAAAAAGTTTTAGAATCTGAGCCGGGTTATTTCAGCTGGATTCAAAATGCTGATTTTCCATTGTATACCAAAAAAGTTTTGACAGCGATTAAATTAAGAAAATTAAATACGAAGTAA
- a CDS encoding DUF4295 domain-containing protein, giving the protein MAKKTVASLQTASKRLSKAIKMVKSPKTGAYTFVESIMAPEEVDEFLKKK; this is encoded by the coding sequence ATGGCAAAGAAAACCGTAGCATCGTTACAAACAGCTTCTAAGAGATTGTCAAAAGCCATCAAAATGGTGAAATCTCCTAAAACTGGTGCATATACATTCGTAGAATCTATTATGGCTCCTGAAGAAGTTGATGAATTCTTGAAAAAGAAATAA
- a CDS encoding fumarylacetoacetate hydrolase family protein, whose protein sequence is MKIICVGRNYANHIEELKNERPSEPVVFMKPDSAVLLKQHPFVIPEFSEDVHHEIEIIVKINKVGKYIEPKFAHKYYDDISVGIDFTARDLQSKLKEKGLPWEKAKAFDGSAVIGDFLPKTDFVSMENLNFELKTNGETVQKGNSSMMLWKIDELISHVSQFFTLKIGDIIFTGTPAGVSAVKPNDVLEGFLEDKKLFRIQVK, encoded by the coding sequence ATGAAGATTATCTGTGTCGGCAGGAATTATGCCAATCATATAGAAGAATTAAAAAACGAACGTCCGAGCGAGCCAGTTGTTTTTATGAAGCCGGATTCTGCGGTTTTGTTGAAACAGCATCCGTTTGTAATTCCAGAGTTTTCTGAAGATGTGCATCATGAAATTGAAATAATCGTAAAGATTAATAAAGTCGGAAAATATATTGAGCCTAAATTTGCTCATAAATATTATGATGATATTAGTGTAGGAATCGATTTTACAGCGCGAGATTTGCAAAGTAAACTCAAAGAAAAAGGACTTCCGTGGGAAAAAGCCAAGGCATTTGACGGTTCGGCGGTTATTGGAGATTTTTTGCCAAAAACTGATTTTGTTTCTATGGAAAATCTTAATTTTGAATTAAAAACAAATGGCGAAACGGTTCAGAAAGGAAATTCAAGCATGATGCTTTGGAAGATTGATGAGTTGATTTCGCATGTGTCTCAATTTTTTACATTAAAAATTGGAGATATTATTTTTACAGGAACGCCAGCAGGTGTTTCGGCTGTAAAACCAAATGATGTTTTAGAAGGCTTTTTAGAAGATAAAAAATTATTCAGAATACAAGTAAAATAA
- the rpmG gene encoding 50S ribosomal protein L33, with translation MAKKGNRIQVILECTEHKASGVAGTSRYITTKNKKNTPDRLEIKKFNPVLKRVTVHKEIK, from the coding sequence ATGGCAAAGAAAGGTAATAGAATCCAGGTAATTTTAGAATGTACTGAGCACAAAGCTTCTGGTGTTGCAGGAACTTCTAGATATATTACAACTAAGAACAAAAAAAATACTCCAGACAGACTAGAGATTAAAAAATTTAATCCAGTTTTAAAAAGAGTAACTGTTCACAAAGAAATTAAGTAA